One genomic region from Panthera tigris isolate Pti1 chromosome D1, P.tigris_Pti1_mat1.1, whole genome shotgun sequence encodes:
- the KCNE3 gene encoding potassium voltage-gated channel subfamily E member 3 gives METTNGTETWYKSLHAVLKALNATIHSNLLCRPGPDNLTEKRRASLPGRDDNSYMYILFVMFLFAVTVGSLILGYTRSRKVDKRSDPYHVYIKNRVSMI, from the coding sequence ATGGAGACCACCAACGGGACTGAGACTTGGTACAAAAGCCTGCACGCTGTGCTGAAGGCTCTAAATGCCACTATTCACAGCAACCTGCTCTGCCGGCCAGGGCCAGACAACCTGACAGAGAAGCGGCGGGCCAGCCTACCTGGCCGTGATGACAACTCCTACATGTACATTCTCTTTGTCATGTTTCTATTTGCTGTCACTGTGGGCAGCCTCATCCTGGGATATACCCGCTCCCGCAAAGTGGACAAGCGCAGTGATCCCTATCACGTGTACATCAAGAACCGTGTGTCTATGATCTGA